Genomic DNA from Rhodothermales bacterium:
GGTGGCCTCGAAACCATTGGTCGACAGCCATTGGTTAATGGCGATACCGGTGCCCGACAGGTGTTGCAGCCACAGGGATGCGGTGTTGTCACTGGTCGTGATCATAAGCATGGCCCCCTTGGCCAGCGTGACCGTCGACGAGTCCACAAAACTCCCCATGATGTCGACCCCGGGGTACAGCAGCGAGTCGCGATACACCAGTTCCTGATCCCAGGACAGCTCACCCCGCTCGATGGCGTCAAACGTGGCAACCAGGATGGGCACCTTTATCATCGACGCGGTTGGAAACAGCGAATCGGCGTTGATGCCCGCCTCGACACCGGTCTGAAGGTGCTGCGCGAAAATGCCGACGCGACCGTCGAACCCCTCGGCCGCCTGCTCCAGGACGGCCTGAAGGTCGGCCGAGTCCGGACGGTTGCTGCAGGAGGCCATGGGCAGCATCAGGAACAGACAGAATGTGGCGAGGCGCATCGCAT
This window encodes:
- a CDS encoding serine hydrolase, whose amino-acid sequence is MRLATFCLFLMLPMASCSNRPDSADLQAVLEQAAEGFDGRVGIFAQHLQTGVEAGINADSLFPTASMIKVPILVATFDAIERGELSWDQELVYRDSLLYPGVDIMGSFVDSSTVTLAKGAMLMITTSDNTASLWLQHLSGTGIAINQWLSTNGFEATRMNSRTPDRRPDWERFGWGQTTPREMARLMTMIRQGSAVSRAASEEMYRVLTRIHWNDEALSRLPPWVQAASKQGAVSESRSEVVLVNGPSGDFVFTVITDGQADTSWEYDNEGFVLIREVATALWEFFEPEHPWQPAEGWQRYTLGY